TGTGTTCTGGGATCATACGGGATTGCGCTCTGGGCAATGACGCGAGCACCTATTGCGCTTGTGGCTGCCCTGCGGGAAACGTCCGTCATATTTGCAGTGATCATTGGAGCCTATTTCTTGGGTGAGCGCATCACTGGCCTACGCGTCCTGTCGGTCCTAATGGTTACTGCAGGGGCCGTCGCCATAAAAATTTCATGAATGGTGTCTCGCTCTGCCCTACAGTCATCTCTGTTTGTTCGATTGCGAATTCGTTTGAAATGTCAAGGTCCGGCCGTATTGTTTCCCCGGTTTCCCCAGGAGCCGTAGCGCATGGAATAAACCTTGGTCACCTCGGCCCCGAAATAGAATGCCTGTGCCGAATAATAAACCCAGACCAGTAATAGAAAAAGCGACCCCGCAGCCCCGTAAACGGATTTCAACACCGAAGAAGAAAGATACAATCCGAAAAGGTATTTTCCCGTCAAGAACAGGAACGAAGTAACGAAAGAACCCACTAGAACAGCTTTCCATTCCATATGCCGATCCGGAATCAGCTTGTAAATCAGGACAAGCAGTATGGGAATCATTCCAAACTGAGTAATCAAGCGTAACTGGCCCAGGATGTCCACTGGAATAACAAAGGCTTTGGCAAAAAAAGAACTTACCGCTGACAATACGGTGTTTGTGATTACCGCGGCCAACAGAAGAATTCCTATTCCCACTACGCAAACAAATGAAACTATCCTTGAACGTAATAGCCTTAACAAACCGCTCTTCTCTCCCGGATCCACGCCGCAGATTGCATTAAGCGATGACTGCAATTCGACAAAAACCGCTGTGCCTGCTATTACCGCGCCGATTACGGCAATTATGGACAAGTGCCTGCCGGTTAGTTCGGAGCTAAGGATCTTCAACAGGGATAGGACGTATTCCGCGGATTCAGGATTTATCAGATATTCGAATCTGGCAATCAGCTCCGATTCAGCCCTAGAGTTGCCAATCACCAGGCCCGCGATGCTCAGAGCCATAAGAAAAGCGGGAACAATGGAAAACATCGTGTAAAATGCTAGAGCCGCGGCCTTTCTAATGGCGTTATCATCCACGAACGCCCTGATCGTCTGCGCAACAAATCCAAAAACCTCTCTTATCCAGTGCGGGCAAATCTCCATCAGAAATTCTTGCACAGTGCTGTTCCCCTCTAACGTGGAGATGTGTGTCGAGACCTGCGGTGTCAGACTTGTGGCACGGAAGTCAACTGCAGGTATTGAATCCCCATTCGTTATTATCAGAAAGTCTGCGCTTTGACCTCAAATTTCGGGGTGCTGCCAGGTCCCTCCAAACTGACTACAAGTACCGAAAGGGATTGAAAAGGATTGTTAGCGATCGAAACCTTTCATAGTTCGTTCAGGGGGAGTGATCATGTTGTACCGATAATGATCTTTACTTCTCGATGTTATCCCGCATTTTTCCTCTTGCCAGGGACGCAAAAACTCCCAAAATGCAGAGCACTGCACATATTGTGAAAACCGCATCCACGCTTTCCAAGAATGCCGGATAGAGGCTGGGAGTTATCTGGGCCCGCCCCATGGTGAGTGAAAATACCAAGGTGGCGATGCCCATGCTGAGCATTTGTCCGAGCAAACGCATCGAGCCTACCACGCCGGATGCTACGCCGTAGGATTGCCTTTCCACAGAACCCATAATCGCGTTCATATTGGGAGAAGAGAATAGGGCAAAGCCGAATCCTATGACGAGCAAATCCGAAACGATAAAAGTCACGCTTGTTCCAAAGCCCAAGAAGGCCAATCCCAATAAGCCCACGGCAGTTATGCCCATTCCTGCCGAAGCGAGTTTCTGAGGTTCTATTCTATCTGAAAGCTTTCCCGCGATTGGTGAAAATGCGGCCATGGTCAAGGGCTGAGCAACGAGCACAAGTCCGGCGGTTCTGGGGTCGTATCCTTTGATGTACTGTAGATACAGGCTCAGGACAAAGGCTATAGCAAACGTTGCA
This sequence is a window from Desulfomonile tiedjei. Protein-coding genes within it:
- a CDS encoding YihY/virulence factor BrkB family protein translates to MQEFLMEICPHWIREVFGFVAQTIRAFVDDNAIRKAAALAFYTMFSIVPAFLMALSIAGLVIGNSRAESELIARFEYLINPESAEYVLSLLKILSSELTGRHLSIIAVIGAVIAGTAVFVELQSSLNAICGVDPGEKSGLLRLLRSRIVSFVCVVGIGILLLAAVITNTVLSAVSSFFAKAFVIPVDILGQLRLITQFGMIPILLVLIYKLIPDRHMEWKAVLVGSFVTSFLFLTGKYLFGLYLSSSVLKSVYGAAGSLFLLLVWVYYSAQAFYFGAEVTKVYSMRYGSWGNRGNNTAGP